A single genomic interval of Dehalogenimonas sp. THU2 harbors:
- the miaA gene encoding tRNA (adenosine(37)-N6)-dimethylallyltransferase MiaA, whose amino-acid sequence MQDNTGSNKLIVIVGPTGSGKTDLAVELAKTYPGEVISADSRQIYRYLDIGTAKPSLAERGGVPHHLFDIIDPGQDFNLAEYQGQTYQVIDGIQSSAKLPFLVGGSGLYVWAVVEGWQIPQVAPDWELRNALEKRARDEGADALYQQLVAVDAAAAESIDRHNIRRVIRALEVRLGGGNRAAEAPRKKTPPYSILIIGLTAERRTLYERVDFRIDKMIESGLVAEVSSVLDKGYAPDTSALKSVGYKEAMSHLRGELDIPAMAERIKAETHRLIRHQYNWFRLIDSRIHWLDIQDDYVARAKELIKGFLEEKSSEYGIY is encoded by the coding sequence TTGCAAGATAATACCGGATCCAACAAACTCATCGTCATCGTCGGACCTACCGGCAGCGGAAAAACCGATTTGGCCGTCGAGCTGGCTAAAACCTATCCCGGTGAAGTGATCAGCGCCGACAGCCGCCAGATATACCGCTACCTGGACATCGGCACGGCCAAACCTTCTCTCGCTGAAAGGGGAGGGGTACCACATCACTTATTTGACATAATAGACCCCGGGCAGGATTTTAACCTTGCGGAATACCAGGGACAAACCTATCAAGTCATAGATGGAATCCAATCCAGCGCAAAGCTGCCGTTTCTGGTGGGTGGCAGCGGGCTTTATGTTTGGGCAGTGGTCGAAGGCTGGCAGATCCCACAGGTAGCCCCGGATTGGGAACTACGGAATGCATTGGAAAAACGGGCGCGGGACGAAGGTGCTGACGCGCTTTACCAGCAATTGGTAGCTGTGGATGCCGCTGCCGCCGAAAGCATCGACCGCCATAATATCCGTCGCGTCATCCGGGCTCTGGAAGTTAGGCTGGGAGGCGGCAACCGTGCTGCTGAGGCACCGCGCAAGAAGACGCCACCTTACAGTATTTTGATCATCGGCCTGACCGCCGAGCGCCGAACTCTTTATGAGCGCGTTGACTTTCGTATTGATAAAATGATAGAAAGTGGTCTGGTCGCAGAGGTCAGTTCCGTTTTAGATAAAGGTTACGCACCCGACACCTCAGCGCTGAAAAGCGTCGGTTACAAAGAGGCAATGAGTCACCTCCGGGGCGAATTGGACATTCCGGCGATGGCCGAGAGAATCAAGGCGGAAACTCACCGGCTGATAAGGCACCAGTATAACTGGTTCCGTTTGATTGACTCCCGCATACACTGGTTGGATATTCAGGACGACTATGTTGCCCGAGCCAAAGAATTGATCAAAGGATTCCTGGAAGAAAAGAGCTCCGAATATGGAATTTACTAA